The following proteins are co-located in the Nocardia bhagyanarayanae genome:
- a CDS encoding quinone oxidoreductase family protein, which yields MRRIRYERSGGPEVLELESAETPTPGPGELLVKVHAIGVTLPVVRKVREQREPIPLGGEIAGEVIAVGDGVTDFAPGYRVTGLCFGHGYAEYALLRQETVSSIPDGASAIDAVALVRSGVVALGALDAAKPVSGESALVTAAASGVGHLAVQLARVRGAKRVVAAVSDPAKGDFLRELGADEVVVYGEPWGEPVDYVLDAVGGELLGPALAALAPGGRLVAYSSGGGTIQAYDLLAGAKAVIGFQVARVARETPEVYEHWRQELWQYFASGQVRPVVHAEFALEDAATAHAVIESRSNLGKVVLIP from the coding sequence ATGCGTCGAATCCGATACGAGCGCAGTGGTGGTCCCGAGGTGCTCGAGCTGGAATCGGCCGAGACACCGACACCCGGGCCCGGCGAACTTCTGGTGAAGGTCCACGCGATCGGCGTGACCCTGCCGGTGGTGCGGAAGGTTCGCGAACAGCGCGAGCCGATCCCGCTCGGCGGCGAGATCGCGGGTGAGGTGATCGCAGTGGGCGACGGCGTCACGGACTTCGCGCCCGGCTACCGCGTCACCGGTCTGTGTTTCGGCCACGGCTACGCCGAGTACGCCCTGCTGAGGCAGGAGACGGTGTCGTCGATTCCCGACGGGGCTTCCGCCATCGATGCGGTCGCGCTGGTGCGCAGTGGGGTGGTCGCGCTCGGTGCGCTGGACGCCGCGAAGCCCGTGTCCGGTGAATCGGCGCTGGTCACCGCTGCGGCGAGTGGTGTGGGGCACCTGGCCGTTCAGCTGGCGCGGGTGCGCGGGGCCAAGCGGGTGGTCGCCGCCGTCTCCGACCCCGCGAAGGGCGATTTCCTGCGCGAACTCGGCGCCGACGAGGTCGTCGTCTACGGGGAGCCGTGGGGCGAGCCCGTCGACTATGTGCTCGACGCCGTCGGCGGCGAACTGCTCGGCCCCGCGCTCGCGGCCCTCGCGCCCGGCGGGCGCCTCGTCGCCTACAGCTCCGGCGGCGGCACCATCCAGGCCTACGACCTGCTGGCCGGCGCCAAAGCGGTGATCGGCTTCCAGGTGGCGCGGGTCGCGCGCGAGACGCCGGAGGTGTACGAGCACTGGCGGCAGGAGCTGTGGCAGTACTTCGCGTCCGGCCAGGTGCGGCCCGTCGTGCACGCGGAGTTCGCGCTGGAGGACGCGGCCACGGCCCACGCCGTCATCGAAAGCCGCAGCAACCTCGGCAAGGTTGTGCTGATTCCCTGA
- the ychF gene encoding redox-regulated ATPase YchF encodes MSLTLGIVGLPNVGKSTLFNALTKNDVLAANYPFATIEPNVGVVPLPDPRLEKLAEIFGSERIVPATVSFVDIAGIVKGASEGAGLGNKFLANIREADAICQVVRVFADDDVVHVDGRVDPSADIEVIETELILADLQTLEKAVVRLEKEAKVKKDRKPVADAAKAAQEILNSGKTLFAAQDQVDTELLKELSLLTIKPFLYVFNADESVLTDEAKVAELKASVAPADAVFLDAKVEAELLELDTESAMELLESIGQTEPGLHALARAGFHTLGLQTYLTAGPKESRAWTIHQGDTAPKAAGVIHTDFERGFIKAEIVAFDDLVEAGSMAAAKAAGKVRMEGKDYIMTDGDVVEFRFNV; translated from the coding sequence GTGAGTCTCACCCTCGGAATCGTCGGCCTGCCCAACGTCGGAAAGTCGACGCTGTTCAACGCGCTGACCAAGAACGACGTGCTGGCCGCGAACTACCCGTTCGCGACCATCGAGCCGAACGTCGGCGTGGTCCCGCTGCCCGATCCGCGGCTGGAGAAGCTGGCCGAGATCTTCGGTTCCGAGCGGATCGTGCCCGCCACCGTGTCCTTCGTCGACATCGCCGGCATCGTGAAGGGCGCGTCCGAGGGCGCGGGCCTCGGCAACAAGTTCCTCGCCAACATCCGCGAGGCCGACGCCATCTGCCAGGTCGTGCGAGTCTTCGCCGACGACGACGTGGTGCACGTCGACGGCCGGGTCGACCCCTCCGCCGACATCGAGGTCATCGAGACCGAGCTCATCCTCGCCGACCTGCAGACCCTGGAGAAGGCGGTCGTGCGGCTGGAGAAGGAAGCCAAGGTCAAGAAGGACCGCAAGCCGGTCGCCGACGCGGCCAAGGCGGCCCAGGAGATCCTCAACAGCGGCAAGACCCTCTTCGCAGCGCAGGATCAGGTGGACACCGAACTGCTCAAAGAGCTTTCGCTGCTCACCATCAAGCCCTTCCTCTACGTCTTCAACGCCGACGAGTCCGTCCTCACCGACGAGGCCAAGGTCGCCGAGCTGAAGGCCTCCGTCGCCCCCGCCGACGCCGTCTTCCTCGACGCCAAGGTCGAAGCCGAACTCCTCGAGCTCGACACCGAGTCCGCCATGGAACTCCTCGAGTCCATCGGCCAGACCGAACCCGGCCTGCACGCCCTCGCCCGCGCCGGCTTCCACACCCTGGGCCTGCAGACCTACCTCACCGCAGGCCCCAAGGAATCCCGCGCCTGGACCATCCACCAGGGCGACACCGCCCCCAAGGCCGCCGGCGTCATCCACACCGACTTCGAACGCGGCTTCATCAAGGCCGAGATCGTCGCCTTCGACGACCTGGTCGAGGCGGGGTCCATGGCGGCCGCCAAGGCGGCGGGCAAGGTGCGCATGGAGGGCAAGGACTACATCATGACCGACGGCGACGTCGTCGAGTTCCGCTTCAACGTCTGA
- a CDS encoding DUF4870 domain-containing protein encodes MNQPQSAGLDKKTSAILSYALGWLTGIIFLFVGKNDPDVKFHASQSIVFFGAVSAVNIVLSIVGSLLGGLGIIFSLAGLAVAVFAVVVWIMAMVQANNTGGVRAELPLVGKFTAPYADQLANSVK; translated from the coding sequence ATGAACCAACCGCAGTCCGCCGGCTTGGACAAGAAGACCAGCGCGATCCTGTCCTACGCACTGGGGTGGCTCACCGGAATCATCTTCCTGTTCGTCGGCAAGAACGATCCCGACGTGAAATTCCATGCCTCGCAATCGATCGTCTTCTTCGGGGCGGTCTCGGCGGTCAATATTGTGCTGAGCATCGTCGGCTCGCTCCTCGGCGGCCTGGGGATCATCTTCAGCCTCGCCGGACTCGCAGTCGCGGTCTTCGCAGTCGTCGTCTGGATCATGGCCATGGTCCAGGCGAACAACACCGGCGGTGTCCGCGCAGAGCTTCCCCTTGTCGGAAAATTTACCGCCCCGTACGCCGATCAGTTGGCCAACTCGGTCAAGTAG
- a CDS encoding SRPBCC family protein — MIADPQLNPAAVELGSFYPQPPDAVWRALTEPDLLERWLLRPTGFAASVGTRFRFTIPDSSIDEIVCEVLKARPCEQLTYSWMYPQAEHPARWIVDWTMRPQGRGTRLLLTQTGFDIEDRRQKMIRNATERSWKRRVLPRLGEVIHH; from the coding sequence GTGATTGCTGATCCGCAATTGAATCCCGCTGCCGTCGAGCTCGGCAGCTTCTATCCGCAGCCGCCGGACGCCGTGTGGCGCGCGTTGACGGAGCCGGACCTACTGGAGCGGTGGCTACTTCGACCGACCGGGTTCGCGGCCTCGGTCGGAACCCGCTTCCGTTTCACCATCCCGGACTCATCGATCGATGAGATCGTCTGCGAGGTGCTGAAAGCCCGTCCGTGTGAACAGTTGACCTACAGCTGGATGTATCCGCAGGCCGAGCATCCCGCTCGGTGGATTGTCGACTGGACGATGCGGCCGCAGGGTCGTGGCACACGACTTCTATTGACACAGACCGGTTTCGACATCGAAGACCGTCGGCAGAAGATGATACGCAACGCCACGGAGCGAAGCTGGAAGCGTCGCGTTCTACCGCGGCTCGGTGAGGTGATCCACCACTGA
- the acpM gene encoding meromycolate extension acyl carrier protein AcpM yields MATTREEIVAGIAEIVEEVTGIDASEVVIEKSFVDDLDIDSLSLVEIAVQLEDKYAVKVPDEDLASLRTVGDAVAYVQKMEAEEPQLAAEMEAKFKEGQEN; encoded by the coding sequence GTGGCTACCACGCGGGAAGAAATCGTCGCAGGCATCGCGGAGATCGTCGAGGAGGTGACCGGCATCGACGCTTCGGAGGTGGTGATCGAGAAGTCCTTCGTCGACGATCTGGACATCGACTCGCTGTCGCTGGTGGAGATCGCCGTGCAACTGGAGGACAAGTACGCCGTGAAGGTCCCCGACGAGGACTTGGCGAGCCTGAGAACCGTTGGCGACGCGGTCGCCTACGTCCAGAAGATGGAGGCCGAGGAGCCGCAGCTCGCCGCGGAGATGGAGGCGAAATTCAAGGAAGGCCAAGAGAATTGA
- a CDS encoding MerR family transcriptional regulator has protein sequence MTDDTQTGVLMSIGELARSTGLAVRTIRFYCDEGILESQRSAGGHRMFDADSATERLLLVRRLRALGLGLDSITDVLHEERSITEAIAAESARLDIEFRSLAWRRASLRAIETVAPAQRAGRLALLAAAQDGGAVHDCLVRFWRRVLAPIPRRDIDIFVGWNVPEPPADPSADEVVAYAELAELVAEPGLSQAVRQQLWRNRPELIRDCRGLYVDVDYALRDVVQLVADGVRPHRGGELDRFVNAHAIARGERDSPRFREQLLFDATDTDDRIHRYWALTGQFLGPRVTVGRAHNWLYAALAHSTDLADDQQRGNEQSH, from the coding sequence GTGACGGATGACACACAAACCGGCGTGCTGATGAGCATCGGGGAGTTGGCGCGCAGCACCGGGCTCGCAGTGCGAACAATCCGGTTCTACTGCGACGAGGGCATTCTGGAATCCCAGCGCAGCGCAGGTGGGCATCGGATGTTCGACGCCGACAGCGCCACCGAACGACTGCTGTTGGTGCGGCGGTTGCGCGCGCTCGGGCTCGGGCTGGACTCGATTACCGACGTGCTGCACGAAGAGCGGTCGATCACAGAGGCCATCGCTGCCGAAAGTGCGCGGCTCGACATCGAATTCAGGTCGCTGGCATGGCGGCGTGCGTCATTGCGAGCCATCGAGACGGTTGCCCCGGCGCAGCGGGCCGGGCGACTCGCGTTGCTGGCCGCCGCGCAGGACGGTGGTGCGGTGCACGATTGCCTCGTACGGTTCTGGCGGCGCGTTCTCGCGCCGATCCCGCGGCGCGACATCGACATCTTCGTGGGCTGGAATGTCCCGGAGCCGCCCGCTGACCCGTCTGCCGACGAGGTTGTCGCCTATGCCGAGTTGGCTGAGCTCGTCGCCGAGCCCGGATTGAGCCAGGCTGTGCGACAGCAGCTTTGGCGGAACCGACCGGAGCTGATCCGCGACTGTCGAGGACTGTACGTCGACGTGGACTACGCACTGAGGGACGTAGTGCAACTTGTCGCGGACGGCGTACGGCCGCACCGTGGCGGCGAACTCGATCGATTCGTCAACGCCCATGCCATCGCACGAGGGGAACGCGATTCCCCGCGTTTCCGCGAGCAATTGCTGTTCGACGCAACCGACACCGACGATCGGATTCATCGTTACTGGGCTCTGACAGGGCAGTTCCTCGGACCTCGTGTCACTGTGGGCCGAGCGCACAACTGGCTGTACGCCGCATTGGCCCACTCCACCGACCTTGCCGATGACCAACAGCGGGGCAACGAGCAATCACACTGA